Proteins encoded together in one Helicobacter pylori window:
- a CDS encoding 3-deoxy-D-manno-octulosonic acid transferase, with protein MFKFFYLLCLTLGHLFGAPFILLLSFKEKYRHSLKARFFLKDNFLRSEPVFWFHACSYGEVKSLEPIIQALKEPILISVTTHTGFELAAQTYQHSQHIEVRYLPFETLLFAWKKNLKRLKTLVVTEAELWFNVFDTAQKLGAKTMLINARISVRSYPKYQRFSFFYALLFKRIDLILVQSKEDKKRLLNLGAKKVVDFLNIKRFSKPVITSFYPKNPSALNIVLASTHEGEEKLGLKAFLEFKKTHKNARLIVVPRHPERFKSVRNLLQDALKTTPFSLECFSSKGFVECDILLVDRLGELNNFYAIADIVILGGSFVKMGGHNPLEPAFFNTRLITGEHLFNQVALFELIKPYKIVPKEDLLDALLDYKNLGVARFLENGHDLNELLAFIKH; from the coding sequence TTGTTTAAGTTTTTCTACCTTTTATGTTTGACTTTGGGGCATCTTTTTGGTGCACCTTTCATCTTGCTTTTGAGTTTTAAAGAAAAATACCGCCATTCTTTAAAGGCTCGTTTTTTTCTCAAAGACAATTTTTTAAGAAGCGAGCCGGTTTTTTGGTTTCATGCATGCTCTTATGGGGAGGTCAAATCCTTAGAGCCGATCATTCAAGCTTTAAAAGAGCCGATTTTAATCAGCGTTACCACCCATACCGGCTTTGAATTAGCCGCTCAAACTTATCAGCATTCTCAACATATAGAAGTGCGTTACCTGCCTTTTGAAACCCTATTATTCGCATGGAAAAAAAACTTAAAACGCTTGAAAACTTTGGTGGTTACAGAAGCGGAATTGTGGTTTAATGTGTTTGATACGGCTCAAAAACTAGGGGCAAAAACCATGCTCATTAACGCTCGCATCAGCGTTCGCTCTTACCCCAAGTATCAGCGTTTTTCTTTCTTTTATGCGCTTTTATTCAAACGCATTGACTTGATTTTAGTGCAAAGCAAGGAGGATAAAAAGCGCTTATTGAATCTAGGGGCAAAAAAAGTGGTGGATTTTTTGAATATCAAGCGTTTTTCAAAGCCTGTGATCACTTCGTTTTACCCTAAAAACCCAAGCGCTTTAAACATTGTTTTAGCCAGCACGCATGAGGGTGAAGAGAAATTAGGGTTAAAAGCGTTTTTGGAGTTCAAAAAGACGCATAAAAACGCAAGACTGATTGTTGTGCCGCGCCACCCGGAGCGTTTTAAAAGCGTGCGGAATTTGTTGCAAGATGCTTTAAAAACGACGCCTTTTAGTTTGGAGTGTTTTTCTTCAAAGGGTTTTGTGGAATGCGATATTTTGTTAGTGGATAGGTTAGGGGAATTGAATAACTTCTATGCGATCGCAGACATTGTCATTTTAGGGGGTTCGTTTGTCAAAATGGGGGGGCATAACCCTTTAGAGCCGGCGTTTTTTAATACGCGCCTAATCACAGGGGAGCATCTTTTCAACCAGGTGGCGTTGTTTGAATTAATCAAGCCTTATAAAATCGTTCCAAAAGAGGATTTGTTAGACGCTCTTTTAGATTACAAAAATTTGGGCGTGGCACGTTTTTTGGAAAACGGGCATGATTTAAACGAATTGCTCGCATTCATTAAACATTAA
- a CDS encoding ATP/GTP-binding protein: MNAQELIKKSALIEKTLKEQGLQEKARPFMSENAVIKTEELEKTLKEMQAEDRDLKVGIIGRVKAGKSSLLNALIFEGVEVLPKAATPMTASLTILKYAQNLSAEVEFYSPKDILELENEHERYVREFNRIVEEEVKKQKEKQSLANRTKERVRNVGNKVLGRNKNTEAAPKENILSDEEIVKRAERIAKDKLKGDEKLVSSYDQCEKMKKSGSLNTKNLDSRIQANSLQELNQKLLQFVGANGKYMPYTKAVQISLNNPNLKDLEVIDTPGVNDPIASREERTKALLKDCDVVFIVSPSGQFLTDSDMSLFDRVSHKEGLQEIYFVASQADSAVLSMSEVEKSNQHLPTAFENAQKTLSSQLNNIMEALIQNYPNQREVFEKAIKNGVILASGVCFSMHKDFNNQASWERNQKTQEYHNALRNLRDSYPDAFDSDDKSKESLLFLSNMGAIEERLKKLPKRKKKSCLKNCKITQRAKQTTSIN, encoded by the coding sequence ATGAACGCGCAAGAACTCATCAAAAAAAGCGCTTTAATTGAAAAAACGCTAAAAGAACAAGGCTTACAAGAAAAAGCGAGGCCTTTTATGAGCGAAAACGCTGTGATCAAAACCGAAGAGTTAGAGAAAACGCTAAAAGAAATGCAGGCTGAAGATAGGGATCTTAAAGTCGGTATCATCGGGCGCGTGAAAGCGGGCAAAAGCTCGCTCTTAAACGCTTTGATTTTTGAGGGTGTAGAGGTTTTACCCAAAGCGGCAACGCCCATGACCGCTAGCCTTACCATTTTAAAATACGCTCAAAATCTGAGCGCTGAAGTGGAGTTTTATAGCCCAAAGGATATTTTAGAGCTTGAAAACGAACATGAAAGGTATGTAAGGGAGTTTAACAGGATTGTTGAAGAAGAAGTCAAAAAGCAAAAAGAAAAACAGAGTTTGGCAAATAGGACTAAAGAGAGAGTTAGGAATGTTGGCAACAAAGTGCTTGGCAGAAACAAAAACACTGAAGCAGCACCCAAAGAGAATATTTTAAGCGATGAAGAAATAGTGAAAAGGGCTGAAAGGATCGCTAAAGATAAATTAAAAGGGGACGAAAAACTCGTTTCATCCTACGATCAATGCGAAAAAATGAAAAAAAGCGGATCGCTCAATACGAAAAACTTGGATTCGCGCATTCAAGCCAACAGCCTACAAGAGCTGAATCAAAAGTTGCTCCAATTCGTGGGCGCGAACGGGAAGTATATGCCCTACACTAAAGCGGTGCAAATTTCTTTGAATAACCCCAACCTTAAAGATTTGGAAGTGATTGACACCCCGGGAGTGAATGATCCGATCGCTTCTAGAGAAGAGCGCACCAAAGCCTTATTAAAAGATTGCGATGTGGTGTTTATTGTAAGCCCTTCTGGTCAGTTTTTAACGGATAGCGATATGAGTTTGTTTGATAGGGTTTCTCATAAAGAAGGCCTTCAAGAAATTTATTTCGTGGCAAGCCAAGCCGACAGCGCTGTTCTTTCTATGAGTGAAGTGGAAAAATCCAACCAACACCTCCCTACAGCCTTTGAAAACGCGCAAAAAACCCTTTCATCTCAATTAAATAATATCATGGAAGCGTTGATTCAAAACTACCCCAACCAACGAGAGGTTTTTGAAAAAGCAATCAAAAATGGCGTTATTTTGGCTTCAGGGGTTTGCTTTAGCATGCATAAAGATTTCAACAACCAAGCTTCTTGGGAAAGAAACCAAAAAACACAAGAGTATCACAATGCCTTACGGAATTTAAGAGATTCTTACCCTGACGCTTTTGATAGCGATGATAAGTCTAAAGAAAGCTTACTCTTTTTAAGCAACATGGGCGCGATTGAAGAGCGTTTAAAAAAGCTGCCCAAGAGAAAGAAAAAATCATGTCTCAAAAATTGCAAAATTACGCAGAGAGCCAAGCAAACAACCTCCATAAATTGA
- a CDS encoding prolipoprotein diacylglyceryl transferase → MNAWNTIYERFNPIAFSLGGIEVHWYGLAYACAIVIAFYMALRMIQKDPKRFPIERKEFESYFLWAELGIVLGARIGYVLIYEPNSGYYLTHFWQIFNPFDSHGDFVGIRGMSYHGGLVGFLIASYLYSRKDLKKLLIYLDLIAISLPLGYVFGRIGNFLNQELFGRIVPKDSHLGQIIGIMVDNQLRYPSQLIEAFLEGVVVFLMVMWAKKHTKTHGLLIVVYGLGYSLMRFIAEFYREPDSQLGVYFLNLSMGQILSLLMVIVSLGILLYATKNSKKIKENQ, encoded by the coding sequence ATGAACGCTTGGAATACGATTTATGAACGATTTAACCCTATCGCTTTTAGTCTTGGCGGTATTGAAGTGCATTGGTATGGTTTGGCGTATGCGTGCGCGATTGTTATCGCTTTTTACATGGCGTTGAGAATGATTCAAAAAGACCCCAAGCGATTCCCCATTGAAAGGAAAGAATTTGAGAGTTATTTTCTATGGGCGGAGCTTGGCATTGTGCTAGGGGCAAGGATAGGATACGTTCTTATTTATGAGCCTAACTCTGGCTATTATTTGACGCATTTTTGGCAAATCTTTAACCCTTTTGATAGCCATGGGGATTTTGTAGGCATTCGTGGGATGAGCTATCATGGGGGGTTGGTGGGGTTTTTGATCGCTTCGTATCTTTATAGCCGTAAGGATTTGAAAAAGCTTTTGATTTATTTGGATTTGATTGCGATCAGCCTGCCTTTAGGGTATGTTTTTGGGAGGATTGGGAATTTTTTAAACCAGGAGCTTTTTGGGAGAATCGTCCCCAAAGACAGCCATTTAGGGCAAATCATAGGCATCATGGTGGATAATCAATTGCGTTATCCCAGCCAATTGATTGAAGCGTTTTTAGAGGGGGTTGTCGTGTTTTTAATGGTAATGTGGGCTAAAAAACACACCAAAACGCATGGGTTGCTCATCGTGGTTTATGGCTTGGGGTATTCCTTGATGCGCTTTATTGCGGAGTTTTACAGGGAGCCAGACAGCCAATTGGGGGTTTATTTTTTGAATTTGAGCATGGGGCAGATTTTAAGCTTGCTTATGGTAATTGTTTCGTTAGGGATTTTATTGTATGCTACGAAAAATTCTAAAAAAATAAAGGAAAATCAATGA
- a CDS encoding sodium:proton antiporter, producing MRRALWWLMLMGVLGVSLKAKEYPEIVLEEKNLQPMGLKVIKLDKEIFSKGLPFNAYIDFDSKSSVVQSLSFDASVVAVYKREGEQVKAGDAICEVSSIDLSNLYFELQNNQNKLKIAKDITKKDLELYRAGVIPKREYQNSFLVSQEMGLKVEQLESAFKSFGVDPKNPKGQYGFRIVARDSGLLALAPKNVGEKILAFTSYVRISKSDDLIAQIKLPVGVSKTIKRDSPVYNEEGEKIGKIQSVSVVLDKGSNTILATALLDEGNYHVGEMVEMYIQGSQPKDSVLIPSNALIRNGKDYLVFVRTPKGFRPVVVQVLEERSKIFIVNAQNLHPNDSVAVGSLIGLKGMINNLGEE from the coding sequence TTGAGGCGGGCGTTATGGTGGCTTATGTTAATGGGCGTTTTGGGTGTTTCTTTAAAGGCCAAAGAGTATCCAGAAATTGTTTTAGAAGAAAAAAACTTGCAACCCATGGGGTTAAAGGTGATTAAATTAGATAAAGAGATTTTCAGTAAAGGGCTTCCTTTTAACGCTTATATTGATTTTGACAGCAAAAGCTCTGTGGTGCAGAGCTTGAGTTTTGATGCGTCTGTGGTCGCTGTTTATAAAAGAGAGGGCGAGCAGGTGAAGGCTGGAGATGCGATCTGTGAAGTGAGCTCTATTGATTTGAGCAATTTGTATTTTGAATTGCAAAACAATCAAAATAAATTAAAAATCGCTAAAGATATCACTAAAAAAGATTTAGAGCTTTATAGGGCCGGGGTGATCCCTAAAAGGGAGTATCAAAATAGCTTTTTAGTCAGCCAGGAAATGGGCTTGAAGGTAGAACAATTAGAGAGCGCGTTTAAAAGCTTTGGCGTGGATCCCAAAAACCCTAAAGGGCAGTATGGTTTTAGGATTGTGGCTAGAGACAGCGGTCTTTTAGCGTTAGCGCCTAAAAATGTGGGCGAGAAGATTTTGGCTTTCACCAGCTATGTGCGTATTTCAAAAAGCGATGATTTGATCGCTCAAATCAAATTGCCTGTAGGCGTTTCTAAAACCATTAAAAGGGATTCGCCGGTCTATAATGAAGAGGGGGAAAAAATCGGAAAGATCCAAAGCGTTTCGGTGGTGTTAGACAAAGGCTCTAACACGATTTTAGCCACCGCTTTATTAGATGAGGGCAATTACCATGTGGGGGAAATGGTAGAAATGTATATTCAAGGCTCACAACCCAAAGACTCCGTTTTAATCCCTTCAAACGCTTTAATCAGAAACGGGAAAGATTACTTAGTGTTTGTGAGAACGCCTAAAGGTTTTAGGCCTGTGGTGGTTCAAGTTTTAGAAGAGCGCAGCAAGATTTTTATCGTGAACGCTCAAAATTTACACCCCAATGACAGCGTGGCAGTGGGGTCATTGATAGGGTTAAAAGGCATGATTAATAATTTAGGGGAAGAATAA
- a CDS encoding virulence factor — protein sequence MYAVTFDLDTNCLNENGMDLSKVYSDIRKFMEQYGFKWQQGSVYFGDETINAVTCVATVQILAKQIPCFAVCVKDVRMLKIEENNDLMPAIKIVL from the coding sequence ATGTATGCTGTAACTTTTGATCTTGACACGAATTGCTTGAATGAAAACGGGATGGATCTGTCAAAAGTTTATTCTGATATTCGTAAATTCATGGAACAATACGGCTTTAAATGGCAACAAGGTAGCGTGTATTTTGGTGATGAGACTATCAACGCTGTTACTTGTGTCGCTACGGTGCAAATTTTAGCCAAACAAATACCATGTTTTGCGGTTTGTGTTAAAGATGTCAGAATGTTAAAAATAGAAGAAAACAACGATTTGATGCCGGCTATTAAAATCGTTTTATAA
- a CDS encoding Nif3-like dinuclear metal center hexameric protein: MALVREVLEVLNRLSPFELQESWDNSGLNVGSENHEFSEIIACLEITPKIALNAPQNALIITHHPLIFKPLKTLNYEAYPGNILKTLIQKNISVISMHTNFDKTHLNKHFACTLLGFDGLMEKGLMLVKENANIEFDALLEKIKSSLGVGQLACVKSSQMIKDLAFVCGSGASMLHSLKVQSCLITGDVKYHDAMIAQSLGISLIDATHYYSERGFALIVAEILHSFDYLVTIENFKNPLQII, translated from the coding sequence ATGGCGTTAGTTAGGGAAGTGTTGGAAGTTTTGAATCGCCTTTCGCCTTTTGAACTCCAAGAATCATGGGATAATAGCGGGTTGAATGTGGGGAGTGAAAACCATGAATTTAGCGAGATTATCGCATGCTTAGAAATCACGCCTAAAATCGCTCTAAACGCCCCACAAAACGCCCTAATCATCACGCACCACCCTTTAATTTTCAAGCCCTTAAAAACGCTAAATTATGAGGCTTATCCGGGGAATATTTTAAAAACCTTAATCCAAAAAAACATTTCAGTCATCAGCATGCACACGAATTTTGACAAAACGCATTTAAATAAGCATTTCGCGTGCACGCTTTTAGGGTTTGATGGCTTGATGGAAAAAGGCCTTATGTTAGTGAAAGAAAACGCTAATATAGAATTTGATGCGCTGTTAGAAAAAATCAAATCGTCTTTAGGGGTGGGACAATTAGCGTGTGTCAAAAGTTCTCAAATGATTAAAGATTTAGCGTTTGTGTGCGGATCGGGGGCGTCCATGCTACATTCTTTAAAAGTGCAAAGCTGTTTGATTACAGGAGATGTGAAATACCATGACGCTATGATCGCTCAATCTTTAGGGATAAGCTTGATTGACGCCACGCATTATTATAGCGAAAGGGGTTTTGCACTCATTGTGGCTGAAATTTTGCATTCTTTTGATTATTTGGTTACAATAGAGAATTTTAAAAACCCCTTGCAAATCATTTAA
- the glyQ gene encoding glycine--tRNA ligase subunit alpha, producing MQDFSSLLLKLQEYWKDQGCLVIQPYDIPAGAGTFHPATLLRSLDKKPWNVAYVAPSRRPTDGRYGENPNRLGSYYQFQVVIKPSPSNIQELYLKSLEVLGINLNEHDIRFVEDNWESPTLGAWGLGWEVWLDGMEVTQFTYFQQVGGIPCNPIPVEITYGLERLAMYVQKVENILEIEWAKKDNESVRYVQVHLESEYEFSKYHFEIASVTRLLEMFKNAQAEALHCLKNKLPLPAYDFVMLCSHFFNILDARKAISVAERQNYILQIRDLAKGCAVLYKEQEEEREERLKNALSKA from the coding sequence ATGCAAGATTTTTCAAGTTTATTATTAAAATTACAAGAGTATTGGAAAGATCAAGGCTGTTTGGTGATCCAGCCTTATGATATTCCTGCAGGAGCGGGGACATTCCATCCGGCCACGCTTTTAAGGAGCTTGGATAAAAAGCCGTGGAATGTGGCGTATGTCGCGCCCTCTAGAAGGCCTACTGATGGGCGCTATGGGGAAAACCCTAACCGCTTGGGGAGTTATTACCAATTCCAAGTAGTCATCAAGCCAAGCCCTTCTAATATCCAAGAACTCTATTTAAAAAGCTTAGAAGTGTTAGGGATAAACCTTAATGAGCATGACATACGATTTGTAGAAGACAATTGGGAGAGTCCGACTTTAGGGGCATGGGGGCTTGGCTGGGAAGTGTGGCTTGATGGCATGGAGGTTACGCAATTCACTTATTTCCAGCAAGTGGGGGGCATTCCTTGTAACCCTATCCCTGTGGAAATCACTTACGGCTTAGAAAGATTGGCAATGTATGTCCAAAAAGTGGAAAATATCCTAGAGATTGAATGGGCTAAAAAGGATAATGAAAGCGTTCGTTACGTGCAAGTGCATTTAGAAAGCGAATACGAATTTAGCAAGTATCATTTTGAAATAGCGAGCGTAACAAGGCTATTAGAAATGTTTAAAAACGCCCAAGCCGAAGCCTTGCATTGCTTAAAAAACAAGCTCCCCTTGCCGGCTTATGATTTCGTGATGCTATGCTCGCATTTTTTCAATATTTTAGACGCCAGAAAAGCGATTTCGGTGGCTGAAAGGCAAAATTATATTTTACAAATCAGGGATTTAGCCAAAGGGTGCGCCGTTCTTTATAAAGAGCAAGAAGAAGAAAGAGAAGAGCGCCTAAAAAACGCTCTCTCAAAGGCTTAA
- a CDS encoding NAD(P)H-dependent oxidoreductase, whose protein sequence is MRFLDQEKRRQLLNERYSCKMFDSRYEFSSEELEEIAEIARLSPSSYNTQPWHFVMVINKDVKKQIAAHSYFNEEMIKSASALMVVCPLRPSELLPTGHYMQNLYDEPYRSRVLPSFAQMLGTRFNHSMQKLESYILEQCYIAVGQICMGMSLMGLDSCIIGGFDPLKVGEILEERINKPKIACLIALGKRVAEASQKSRKSKVDTITWL, encoded by the coding sequence ATGAGATTTTTGGATCAAGAAAAAAGAAGACAATTACTAAATGAGCGCTATTCTTGCAAGATGTTTGATAGCCGTTATGAGTTTTCTAGCGAAGAATTAGAAGAAATCGCTGAAATCGCTAGGCTATCGCCAAGCTCTTACAACACGCAGCCATGGCATTTTGTGATGGTTATTAATAAGGATGTAAAAAAACAAATTGCAGCACACAGCTATTTTAATGAAGAAATGATTAAAAGCGCTTCAGCGTTAATGGTGGTATGCCCTTTAAGACCTAGCGAGTTGTTACCCACTGGTCATTACATGCAAAACCTTTATGATGAACCTTATAGATCCAGGGTGCTTCCCTCTTTTGCTCAAATGCTTGGCACAAGATTCAACCACAGCATGCAAAAATTAGAAAGCTATATTTTAGAGCAATGTTATATCGCTGTGGGGCAAATTTGCATGGGCATGAGCTTAATGGGATTGGATAGTTGCATTATTGGTGGCTTTGATCCTTTAAAAGTGGGCGAGATTTTAGAAGAGCGTATCAATAAGCCTAAAATCGCATGTTTGATCGCATTGGGTAAGAGGGTGGCAGAAGCGAGCCAAAAATCAAGAAAATCAAAAGTTGATACGATTACTTGGTTGTGA
- a CDS encoding glycerol-3-phosphate dehydrogenase (NAD(P)(+)), translated as MEIAVFGGGAWGRALAFAFGEKNEVKIISRRDLNEPLKKLNDALISKGSAPIEQVDLQRGLKAALYVIAISVQHLREWFQNASLPKNAKVLIASKGIEVLNKAFVSEIAKDFIDPNSLCFLAGPSFAAEIIQGLPCALVIHSNNQALALEFANKTPSFIRAYAQQDIIGGEIAGAYKNVIAIAGGVCDGLKLGNSAKASLLSRGLVEMQRFGAFFGGKTETFLGLSGAGDLFLTANSILSRNYRVGLGLAQNKPLEVVLEELGEVAEGVKTTNAIVEIARKYGIYTPIASELALLLKGKSVLESMNDLIRRA; from the coding sequence ATGGAAATTGCAGTATTTGGTGGCGGGGCGTGGGGGAGGGCTTTAGCCTTTGCTTTTGGAGAAAAGAATGAAGTCAAAATCATTTCAAGGCGGGATCTAAACGAGCCGTTAAAAAAGCTCAATGACGCCTTGATTTCTAAAGGTTCTGCCCCCATAGAGCAAGTGGATTTACAAAGAGGCTTAAAAGCAGCGCTCTATGTCATCGCTATTAGCGTGCAGCACTTGAGAGAATGGTTTCAAAACGCTTCTTTACCCAAAAACGCTAAGGTTTTAATCGCCTCTAAAGGGATAGAGGTGTTAAATAAGGCGTTTGTGAGCGAGATCGCAAAGGATTTTATCGATCCTAATTCTTTGTGTTTTTTAGCGGGCCCGAGTTTTGCGGCTGAAATCATTCAGGGCTTGCCTTGCGCGTTAGTCATCCATTCCAATAATCAGGCTTTAGCGCTAGAATTTGCCAATAAAACCCCCTCTTTTATCAGAGCCTACGCCCAACAAGACATCATAGGGGGTGAAATCGCTGGTGCGTATAAAAATGTGATAGCCATTGCGGGGGGGGTTTGTGATGGCTTGAAATTAGGCAATAGCGCTAAAGCGAGTTTATTGTCTAGAGGTTTGGTGGAAATGCAACGCTTTGGGGCGTTCTTTGGGGGCAAGACAGAGACTTTTTTAGGGCTTTCTGGGGCTGGGGATTTGTTTTTAACCGCTAATTCCATTTTATCCAGGAATTATCGTGTGGGTTTGGGGCTAGCCCAAAACAAGCCTTTAGAGGTGGTTTTAGAAGAATTGGGCGAAGTGGCTGAAGGGGTGAAAACGACCAACGCCATTGTGGAAATCGCTAGAAAATATGGCATTTATACGCCCATTGCGAGCGAACTAGCCTTGCTTTTAAAGGGTAAGAGTGTGCTAGAGAGCATGAACGATTTGATCAGACGCGCTTAA
- a CDS encoding RluA family pseudouridine synthase, whose translation MEKAYKLLSVQENISHKKAKALIDSGLVSIGGQKLSIARKELPKNTRFSVQKVEKPGVIFEDENILALFKPPFIESYDLVSFFKGWVLLHRLDKETSGVILLVKENSEFHLKAKKAFKDRAVKKEYLALVQGIIEEEREINAPILTIKTTKAFSKISKKGQEAVTIITPLKIINKKTLLKVGIKTGRTHQIRVHLKHINHPIIGDTIYGDSQHSAKRLMLHAHKIALLGYEFEAIPPKEFEI comes from the coding sequence ATGGAAAAAGCCTACAAATTATTGAGCGTTCAAGAAAACATTTCGCATAAAAAAGCCAAAGCTTTGATCGACTCAGGGTTAGTGAGCATAGGGGGGCAGAAATTGAGCATCGCCAGAAAAGAACTCCCCAAAAACACGCGCTTTAGCGTCCAAAAGGTTGAAAAACCCGGCGTGATTTTTGAAGATGAAAACATTCTAGCCCTTTTTAAACCCCCCTTTATAGAGAGCTATGATCTGGTTTCTTTTTTCAAAGGTTGGGTTTTGTTGCACCGCTTGGATAAAGAAACAAGTGGGGTGATTTTATTGGTGAAAGAAAATTCAGAATTCCACTTAAAAGCTAAAAAGGCTTTTAAAGACAGGGCGGTTAAAAAAGAGTATTTAGCTCTCGTTCAAGGGATTATAGAAGAAGAGCGAGAAATTAACGCTCCCATTCTTACGATTAAGACCACTAAAGCTTTCAGTAAGATCTCTAAAAAAGGGCAAGAAGCGGTTACGATCATCACGCCTTTAAAAATCATCAACAAAAAAACCCTTTTAAAAGTGGGGATCAAAACCGGAAGAACCCACCAAATCAGAGTCCACTTAAAGCATATCAACCACCCTATTATAGGCGATACAATCTATGGCGATAGCCAACACTCCGCCAAACGCTTGATGCTCCATGCGCATAAAATTGCGCTACTAGGGTATGAATTTGAAGCGATCCCCCCTAAAGAATTTGAAATTTAA